Proteins from a genomic interval of Arvicola amphibius chromosome 10, mArvAmp1.2, whole genome shotgun sequence:
- the LOC119825634 gene encoding 60S ribosomal protein L22-like 1, whose amino-acid sequence MAPQKDKKPKKSTWRFHLDLTHPVEDGIFDSGNFEQFLREKVKVNGKTGNLGNVHIERLKNKITVVSEKQFSKRYLKYLTKKYLKKNNLRDWLREVASDKETYELRYFQISQDEDGSESED is encoded by the coding sequence ATGGCTCCACAGAAAGACAAGAAACCTAAGAAGTCAACCTGGAGGTTCCATTTGGACCTCACTCATCCGGTGGAAGATGGGATTTTTGATTCTGGGAACTTCGAACAGTTTCTCCGGGAGAAGGTTAAAGTCAATGGGAAAACTGGAAATCTTGGAAATGTTCACATTGAACGCTTGAAGAATAAAATCACAGTTGTTTCTGAGAAACAGTTCTCTAAAAGGTATTTGAAATATCTTACCAAGAAATACCTTAAGAAGAATAATCTCCGTGATTGGCTTCGTGAGGTTGCATCTGACAAGGAGACCTACGAACTTCGCTATTTCCAGATTAGTCAGGATGAAGATGGCTCAGAGTCTGAAGATTAG